Below is a genomic region from Epinephelus moara isolate mb chromosome 9, YSFRI_EMoa_1.0, whole genome shotgun sequence.
NNNNNNNNNNNNNNNNNNNNNNNNNNNNNNNNNNNNNNNNNNNNNNNNNNNNNNNNNNNNNNNNNNNNNNNNNNNNNNNNNNNNNNNNNNNNNNNNNNNNNNNNNNNNNNNNNNNNNNNNNNNNNNNNNNNNNNNNNNNNNNNNNNNNNNNNNNNNNNNNNNNNNNNNNNNNNNNNNNNNNNNNNNNNNNNNNNNNNNNNNNNNNNNNNNNNNNNNNNNNNNNNNNNNNNNNNNNNNNNNNNNNNNNNNNNNNNNNNNNNNNNNNNNNNNNNNNNNNNNNNNNNNNNNNNNNNNNNNNNNNNNNNNNNNNNNNNNNNNNNNNNNNNNNNNNNNNNNNNNNNNNNNNNNNNNNNNNNNNNNNNNNNNNNNNNNNNNNNNNNNNNNNNNNNNNNNNNNNNNNNNNNNNNNNNNNNNNNNNNNNNNNNNNNNNNNNNNNNNNNNNNNNNNNNNNNNNNNNNNNNNNNNNNNNNNNNNNNNNNNNNNNNNNNNNNNNNNNNNNNNNNNNNNNNNNNNNNNNNNNNNNNNNNNNNNNNNNNNNNNNNNNNNNNNNNNNNNNNNNNNNNNNNNNNNNNNNNNNNNNNNNNNNNNNNNNNNNNNNNNNNNNNNNNNNNNNNNNNNNNNNNNNNNNNNNNNNNNNNNNNNNNNNNNNNNNNNNNNNNNNNNNNNNNNNNNNNNNNNNNNNNNNNNNNNNNNNNNNNNNNNNNNNNNNNNNNNNNNNNNNNNNNNNNNNNNNNNNNNNNNNNNNNNNNNNNNNNNNNNNNNNNNNNNNNNNNNNNNNNNNNNNNNNNNNNNNNNNNNNNNNNNNNNNNNNNNNNNNNNNNNNNNNNNNNNNNNNNNNNNNNNNNNNNNNNNNNNNNNNNNNNNNNNNNNNNNNNNNNNNNNNNNNNNNNNNNNNNNNNNNNNNNNNNNNNNNNNNNNNNNNNNNNNNNNNNNNNNNNNNNNNNNNNNNNNNNNNNNNNNNNNNNNNNNNNNNNNNNNNNNNNNNNNNNNNNNNNNNNNNNNNNNNNNNNNNNNNNNNNNNNNNNNNNNNNNNNNNNNNNNNNNNNNNNNNNNNNNNNNNNNNNNNNNNNNNNNNNNNNNNNNNNNNNNNNNNNNNNNNNNNNNNNNNNNNNNNNNNNNNNNNNNNNNNNNNNNNNNNNNNNNNNNNNNNNNNNNNNNNNNNNNNNNNNNNNNNNNNNNNNNNNNNNNNNNNNNNNNNNNNNNNNNNNNNNNNNNNNNNNNNNNNNNNNNNNNNNNNNNNNNNNNNNNNNNNNNNNNNNNNNNNNNNNNNNNNNNNNNNNNNNNNNNNNNNNNNNNNNNNNNNNNNNNNNNNNNNNNNNNNNNNNNNNNNNNNNNNNNNNNNNNNNNNNNNNNNNNNNNNNNNNNNNNNNNNNNNNNNNNNNNNNNNNNNNNNNNNNNNNNNNNNNNNNNNNNNNNNNNNNNNNNNNNNNNNNNNNNNNNNNNNNNNNNNNNNNNNNNNNNNNNNNNNNNNNNNNNNNNNNNNNNNNNNNNNNNNNNNNNNNNNNNNNNNNNNNNNNNNNNNNNNNNNNNNNNNNNNNNNNNNNNNNNNNNNNNNNNNNNNNNNNNNNNNNNNNNNNNNNNNNNNNNNNNNNNNNNNNNNNNNNNNNNNNNNNNNNNNNNNNNNNNNNNNNNNNNNNNNNNNNNNNNNNNNNNNNNNNNNNNNNNNNNNNNNNNNNNNNNNNNNNNNNNNNNNNNNNNNNNNNNNNNNNNNNNNNNNNNNNNNNNNNNNNNNNNNNNNNNNNNNNNNNNNNNNNNNNNNNNNNNNNNNNNNNNNNNNNNNNNNNNNNNNNNNNNNNNNNNNNNNNNNNNNNNNNNNNNNNNNNNNNNNNNNNNNNNNNNNNNNNNNNNNNNNNNNNNNNNNNNNNNNNNNNNNNNNNNNNNNNNNNNNNNNNNNNNNNNNNNNNNNNNNNNNNNNNNNNNNNNNNNNNNNNNNNNNNNNNNNNNNNNNNNNNNNNNNNNNNNNNNNNNNNNNNNNNNNNNNNNNNNNNNNNNNNNNNNNNNNNNNNNNNNNNNNNNNNNNNNNNNNNNNNNNNNNNNNNNNNNNNNNNNNNNNNNNNNNNNNNNNNNNNNNNNNNNNNNNNNNNNNNNNNNNNNNNNNNNNNNNNNNNNNNNNNNNNNNNNNNNNNNNNNNNNNNNNNNNNNNNNNNNNNNNNNNNNNNNNNNNNNNNNNNNNNNNNNNNNNNNNNNNNNNNNNNNNNNNNNNNNNNNNNNNNNNNNNNNNNNNNNNNNNNNNNNNNNNNNNNNNNNNNNNNNNNNNNNNNNNNNNNNNNNNNNNNNNNNNNNNNNNNNNNNNNNNNNNNNNNgccagcagttttaaatttgattcaatgtcgcccgctctggccccagggatacatttgactatggccgctggtgttgctaacttcacgtttctcagaatagagctgccaataaccagagttttatcctcagcgggtgtgtcgctgagtggcgaaaagcggttggaaacgtgaacaggctggtggtgagccgtgggcttcggcttggagctaCGCTTCTCACGGACAGTTACCAGCCTCCCTGCTGCACGGAGGTTACCGGGGGAcagctagcagaggctaaggcTATGTGGCTCTGCgccggctacagggggctggctaactaccgcagctactgaatggttttccatggtgcggagccaACAGTTCTGACTTCATACTGAGTTCGggagaataaataaacaaaaatttaaTTCATGACAGACTAATTTAATTTCGGTGACAtaattaaatgtgattttaaattttatttatttgtgtcttAATTTTCTTGAATGTTGCTGGTTAATGTTTTGACTCTATTATTTAAATTTGTCATAAAAGTTtggtctttttctttcttcaggcGTTTTTAGAAATGGCGTCAGAGGAAGCGGCTGTTACTATGGTGAACTACTACACCTCAGCCCCGCCTACTGTCAGGAACCAGCCAATCTTCATTCAGTACTCCACCCACCGTGAGCTCAAGACAGACAATCTGACCAATCAGGTGAGGAGCAGCATCTCTGGTCCTGCCCACTTCCACAGTTTAACTTTTTAGTAGAAATGTTGAAGAATTTTAACGTCAAGTCAAATTTAATTTGTAGAACAAGGATGAGTTTTACAGAGAAATTTAAAGAGtcattaaatcatttaaaatttaaagtcattaaatcATTTAAACGTTAATTTAATGTCATTAAATCATTTAAACATCACGTGCAATGGCGGCCATGTTAGTTCTCATCTTTACCAGTCAGGAGAGGTGTCAGTTGGCTGCAGTCTGCAGCACCACCACCAGATGTCTCTGCGTCAAACAGATTTTGAATTTCAGTTGACAGCTTGTGTCCCTCCCACTGTTCAACATGTCACTGTTCTGTAAAGCTtcgtttgtgtgtttgttgacagAGAGCGGTGCTGCAGGCCAtcagtgcagcagcagtgcaTTCTGGGAACATGGCGTCAGGTGGAGAGGAGCGGGGCTTAGGGCCTGGTCAGAGTCCCGTCCTGAGAATCATCGTAGAGAATTTATTTTATCCGGTGACACTGGAGGTCCTGCAGCAGGTCGCTgatcactgctgctgttattcctgttgttattgttgttgttattattggtaccactaatattattattgttagaaGCAGTACGAGTTAGTAGTTGTAGTTCTGTATCAGCGTTTAACGCCTGTATAATGGTGTGCTTTCAGATCTTCAGTAAGTTCGGCTCTGTGCTGAAGATCATCACGTTCACCAGGAACAATCAGTTTCAGGCTCTGCTGCAGTTCAGTGACACCGTGCACGCTCAGCACGCCAAGGCTGTGAGTCACGTGCACGCTCCCTGACATacaaacatgaataaatgttaTTCTCAGACTGTATTTGAGAAGGACACAGAAGGTGTGGGCTGCAGCTCCAGTCTCAGGGTCACTGATGGAGCTCTGGTCCAATCAGATTGCAGCATCAGTCCGTCCTCCTGTCTTTCAGTCACTGGACGGTCAGAACATCTATAATGGCTGCTGCACGCTGAGGATCgacttctccaaactgagcGCGCTCAATGTGAAGTACAACAACGACAAGAGTCGTGACTTCACCAGAGCGGACCTCCCAACAGGAGAGCTGGACCCCGCCGCTACCTTCGGTAAGATGAGctcatgctaatgctaatgctaaccagTGAACACTCATGAGACCTTAGGAACAGAACCAATCAGGCGACTTAGCCTCAGTCACCGTTACTGCTCAGACCATCCGCTTAACACGCCGCCATCGGGACACATACAGATAGATTATGACCAAGGATCTTCAGTTCACCAGAGAGCTGAAAGAACAGCAGCCGAGTCACCACGCTGCCCGTCTACACGCCCGACCTGAGGAGAGATACAAACCCGTCAGAAATAAATCAGGAGCAGCCGCTGCAGCATACTATACCTGCACACCACTGGGCCTGGACAACCTTAGCTTTGGTAGTAACAGCTTCTTCGTATATGATGTTTTTCACCGGTGCGCCGTCCAGACAGAGGGAAACTGGATGCAAAGACTACGACTGTGATTTGTGCTGTTTACAGCTGTTTGATCAAAGAAAGGCAACTTTAAACCCTGAAAATAGTAGAACATAAATgggagaagtaaaaaaaaaacccctccaTCCTCAGTCTGAAGGGGCAGAGTCAGTTAATgtcaaatgttaatgttaaagtgACGTGTTAAACACGCCTCCAGTTGGATGTAATAACAGTGTGCTGGGAAAACTTCTCCGTGTTTTTAGCCACAATCCAGATCTCTAACAGCGTTTCACCAGACAGACCTCTGGGACAACTGATGTAGTAGGCAATAAACAGTAGCTAAAATGTGAGctggtaacgttagctaacagaTTGTTGACCTAACGTTAGTAGGTCGAAAGTAGCAGCTAAAGTAAGCTAACGAGCTGATAACATCGGCCTGACAGCGTTCCACCAGACCTCTGTGAACGGTTGACCCAGTAGGTACACAACAGTAGCTAAAGAAACCTATATTGGGtggtaacattagctaacggAACAGTGGACCTCATGTTAGTAGGTAGAAAATAGCAGCTTAAGTTAGCTAAAGTTAACTGGTAACAGTGATGGGAATAGTGGCGCTATAAATAAATGGCGTTACTAACGGTGCTACTTTTTTCAGCAGCGagtaatcaaaaaagttactgtctccccTGCTATAATGCCGTTAccgttactcacaataaaatgcaccGTTACTCGGCTTTACTTGAGTTCACTGCAGCGGTTTTCACCCAAGCAAGCTCCAGTGTAGAGTAGAGAAGTGTACaatgttttataataatgatttattctatgaagtgtcaatttcattcatttaacatattcagtgtcgagtttcattacatacagttgagtttcattacatacagttcCATTAAGGGGGGGGCgtccaagcaatttgacataCTTGAGCATTTTATGAAAAAGTAACACTATAGTTAGTTTTCcaggtaattagttacttttagAGTGCAGTAACCCAGTTACTAACTAATttactttttggggaaagtaactagtaactataaCAAATTACTTTATAAAGTAATATTCCCaaggggtcatccctatgtttcctaCGCTTTgttgagcgggcaacatagaaccttttttgtgtaattggggaacatagaaccttttttgcagggttaagtggggaacatagaaccctggaaacatagacaCGCTCCCCTTCCCAACACTGActgataatgttagctaatgggACGGTTGACCTAAGATTTGTGGGTAGAAATCTGGAGCTAAAGTTAACTATCATTAGCTAGTAATGTTACCCTGATAGTGTTACACCAGACTTTGCTAACtattaatgttagctaatggAATGGTTGACCTAACTTTAGTAGGTAGAAAACAGTAGCTAaagtaagctaacgttagctaatggaATGGTTGACCTAACTTTAGTAGGTAGATGTCATTGTGTTCCACTCAGGTGCGGCTGCTGGGTTGAGTGTGACACCTGGTGGTAATATTGGGTACAGCAGTCTGGTCTGGCGTTTGGCTCAATATCAAACCAGTTGAAATGTTTTCACTTCGGCCTGACACTGATCACATTATTTCAGTCTGCTAACACAGCTCTGCGTCCTGTGCTCCACGCTTCCATGAAGAAGAGTGTTACCTgggtgtgtgttacctgtgtgtgttacaggtgTAGCTCTCCCTCCGTACGGAGCTGCAGCTTTCCCACCAACTTTCCACcaacacacaggtgagacagaaacaataaaacacaccagagatattggatgaagcgagataccccactcagctcacttcctgattcagtgacgtcagcgccacgcccccgtaggagacttgcggcagctctgaatgtattgtcgtcaatgaggaaaattaacgtgatcacaatttatggtcaattctttcgccctgtagtcactaaagtaaatattgggttcgttttccacaagccacacatctcaccaacattctgacactaaagctgcatttttcatccgcacagatcaagagaaaattaactttgtttgagccctgtccgtctcagaaaacaagctctcgcgagatcttgtgatcttgataaacaggcggtacaatcacagttagcttacaaacagttatttaccgctagtaataaataaaaaatgcccaagctttgtgcagcaataggctgcaataataggaagaggctctgattggagggagagctaaccacgcccacttaggagacaggaagagtaaccgttttcttaacattggataagcctacggtggggtatctcctttatccaatatctctgaaCACAGTGTGATGACGTTGGCTCtaaacttcctgtgtgtgtgtgtgtgtgtgtgtgtgtgtgtgtgtgtgtgtgtgtgtgtgtgtttttacatgtcatcctgttttaaataaagttgttggtttttttttgtcctcaggTCTGTCGATGGCAGCCGTCCCTGGCTCGTTGGTGTCTCCTCCTCGTGTCTCGCTGCAGGTGGCGCCTCCTGCTGGTCACTCTGTGCTGCTTGTGTCCAACCTGAACCCAGAGGTCAGAGGATGTTAGCACTGTCTGTTAGCTAGCTGTCACCGTAACCTGGACGACACGTGGGAGTGCGAATTTCACAAAAACTGTATATTAAAGTGAGATTTAGCAACACGCCTGCAACGAATGCACGAGGCTCGCTTTTTTTGATACCAAAAAGGTTTCAAACTCAACGTGGTGCGAGCCAAGGCGGAGAAGAGCAAGAAAATCtgccaacaaacacaaaaaggtgTTTCCCAGTTTTGTTCTGCGCCCGTCTCCACCACGCCCGCAACAAAGAAGTCAATTTGTCTCAAACCCCCGTCATTAATGTTGACTCGTTTGTGCCAGTGATAGACGAAGGAATTATGTTTTCAGGGTGTCCGTTCATCTCATGCTCATCAACGTAACACCTCAACATCACCATTAGGGAATTTtctctaatttggcacaaacgtccacttggactcaggaaTGAACTgattcactgtgaccttgcatctgtctgaTCCTTGTGAATGCaatttctgtgaatttggcacaaatggtcatttggacttaagaatgaactgactgaactgattttggtggtcaaaggtcactgtgaccttgtctgtcatGTGCTCATGAACATGgtatctcaaaaaaaaaaaaaaaacccttaagagtatttcttcaaatttggcacaaacatgcacTTAGTCTCAACTAGGaactgactagattttggtggtcaaaggtcccTGTGACCTTGCccatctcatttttgtgaatgcggTATCTAAACAACACATCTTCGAATTTGGctcaaacattcacttggactgaatcgtaaaataaaacattgttcCATATGGcgttaaaaagtcttaaatctgaCTTACCTTAAGCTGAAGAAACCCTGAATAGTCTCCAAGTGGTGGCGAGTGAGGTGCACGGACTGTAGGGTGCACTAGCTAGctagtagggatgtcccgatcacattttttttgcatccgatccgataccgagcCCTTTATTTTAAAACCGAGTCCGATACGATTGAGATTtagattaaaaagaaagaaaaaaagaatacatcCAAGCTGTccctagcctgagtgtcagactgaagctcccagaaccttcagtctgacatcgcctccatttaaggcgatttacaagggggagggaatttgatttttccctaaccaatcagtagagatcaacgacgctcccagaatctgacgtctttagtatccatgcctcgggggtgccgaaaacaagcgagcattgcccgtttaaaatgtctccgtcgtcgtgcacgcccagctccatcgccgttaaatccagtttagcagcttccttaatttggtcctccattaatgcgagtagtggcgaaatacctcgatagcatcgttaatgtggtctgtaggatctgtagcggtcgccattagcatggcgctgattggctaatcgctagacccgcccccacccccggcgttcattggtccgtccatcgtgtggacgagataaatcgcaaattcattgcagtatgccagaccagagatgcaagcctactcagttgagtgtgTGGGGTCtgtggtctggaaccaggctaagttgtcccataaggtttgttttttatttaaatagtatccagaaagcttatcggtggttcagcagcacaaaatgcaaacaaattcaatattttcttgtcttcaacaaacaaaataggcctCTATCTTTATACATTGGAAAGCGGAGGCAACAgtgaacaacatagatgaaaaacctggccatttttgttgttttgattcctaCGATCTTTTATTTccgattccgattttgtaaaaataacgtgatcggACATCCCTactagctagcttagcttgtctcatttgtggtcgaTAAACAGAGAGGGCGGGGCTTGGAGGGTCTGAGCCACTCAGTCTGCTGCGTGCAGCTTGACGATctactaaaaaacaaaaaaaggaaatcatCTAGTGGCGTCAATGATGACACGAATAACCCAGTGTGTGAAACAGAAACTTTGACACTGACTGAGAATCAGCCACAGCTTTGAACTAACTTTATTAACACTGTTTGTCTCTGCAGAGCGTCTCTCCTCATTGCCTCTTCATCCTGTTTGGTAAGAAAACACCAGCTGCTGATGGCAGGAAGAAACACCATcagttgttttctgtgtttcagttATTAAATAAGAACTGTGaatgttttacatgtttacattcagttaTTAAAAACTACTCTTATTAGGGTCCTGGCAGCTaagcagctaagctgccaggacactattgtaatcctaggtattcttcttctttcttctttcttcaatcaatcagtcaattttatttataaagcccaatatcacaaatcacaatttgcctcacagggctttacagcatacgacatccctctgtccttatgaccctcacagctgatcaggaaaaactcttctttcttctttcgaGGAAATCAttcttcccatgggtgaaaactcaccaaactttgcacaaaggtccagtctcatgccagatatcctcagctgtaaactcaagccaatagtcctgatggtggcgctacagcaagcgtctaaagttcaaaactttgaaaattcataacaaatcaaccatacgtgctacaacttcacaactttcatcaaactgtagccccaatactgaagaaacttttgtacatttaaacctattaaaaattatgaagttcatcactctgtttttttcaaaaactgtaaaacttcttaaacctatctcctcccacaatttttgctcaattgacaccaaacttgctacagagcatcttcagactgtcctacaaaaactatgtttctcagatttttgatttatcaaaaattgagcctacagtgcatcaaaatgtttgactgtaaacggtactgtaaacatatacatgcaaattcttgctaaataaatcttcaatgttcatgaaaaaaatgacaaaattctagagtcatggtagatgatgtgtggcaaatttcagaattttatctcaaaaactgaatttttgacagcattttgaattttgctctaatgtgaacaattggagtcaatgtaaaaatggcaattttaaacatcagtttttcacttatggagcaaatcaatcattgttacaaacaaattaccaacatctccatgctgtctagatgcaatatgtgtattttcagatttttgtttcgataactgaattttttacagtggtttgaaatctgcttttccatgcatggacggctgctaaacctgcacgtctggcttagtcaatttgtgaagctacacatgaattgtcactgactaattagctcagtgagatagaaagtgattcttagtctcagaggttgtgagttcaagcctcagctgatgcaaaaggaagattgtgttgctaaatgtcttccaattcttctgcttgttgctcagaattgcctaaaaatgcccggacccgacccatcgctgtgcagcagctataattgttattatttttggagctggTGTAAATCTGATCATTTGTAAATAAGTGACGGACAGAAACAGATCAGTCAATAGTAACTATCACTATACTGTTACAGACTGTCCTGATGGCGTGCGGTCAGCAGGGGGCGGTCATGAAGATAATTAcaggtgttgttgtttgtgttttcaggtgtTTACGGGGACGTTCAGAGAGTGAAGATCCTCTTCAACAAGAAGGAGAACGCTCTGGTTCAGATGAGCGACGCCACTCAGGCTCAGCTCGGTGCGACGCTCAGTCCTTTACATCTAAAATGTGACTCCTCTGTTTCAGTGAACAGAAAAGTGTGATGTCATCTCTATTAGTCAGTCAATCATGGTGGaagattaaaatatatattgatcACATTAATTGATTATGATTAATGATCTGTTAAATTAATATTTGATCTAAAGTCTCAGTGAGCGCTTTGACGAGTTTCCTGTTGAATACATTattagatctttttttttttctgccctcCACAGCGATGAGTCACTTGAACGGGCAGCGTCTCCATGGTAACGTGATTCGGGTGATGCTGTCCAAACACCCGGTGGTACAGCTGCCTCGCGGGGGGGCGGGGCAAGAAGAGCAGGCGCTGACTCGAGACTTCTCAGGCTCTGCCCTCCACCGCTTTAAGAAACCTGGATCCAAAAATTTTAACAATATCTTCCCTCCGTCGGCCACGCTGCACCTTTCCAACATCCCGTACGTTCTTTTATTTACACAAAgcttttctgcattttctgaCAATTTTAATTCAGTAAGTCACATGCGCGATTTATTCAGCGCACATGCGACTTCAAGAGCGTGTACAATTTAATGAAGTGCACACGTGACTTACATTAAGTGCAGGGACATCTCAGTAATTGGACTTGAAGTTTGCGGACGTGATCTAATGCGCTTGTACGCTTTAGTAAAACATATGCGACACAACTTAAAGCTCAAGAAAAGTGCACGTAACCCAAAGCACACGTACACTTTAGTAGCACGCACTGGCACTTAAAGTGCACATGTATGATTTTATGACGTTGGTGTTGCTGTAGACCAAATGACCCCTCAGGGACGACTAATGACTTTCTactctaaactttaaaaaaaagggcACGTGACCTGAAGTGCATGTACACTTTGAAAAGCGCCTGTGACCTAAAGCAATTGTATGTTTTGGTAAAGCACATGTGACGTGACCTAAAGCACGTGCACTTTATAAAAGCGCACATGCGAATTAAAGCGTGTGTACATTTTAGCGAAGCGTATGGGTGTCTGACTTGAAGTGCATGC
It encodes:
- the LOC126396035 gene encoding polypyrimidine tract-binding protein 3-like isoform X1, yielding MSTSNLSTVDGTDRLCVSEHAQCIPSQVLHLRQLPVDVSEQEVLALALPFGRVSKLITLKTKNQAFLEMASEEAAVTMVNYYTSAPPTVRNQPIFIQYSTHRELKTDNLTNQRAVLQAISAAAVHSGNMASGGEERGLGPGQSPVLRIIVENLFYPVTLEVLQQIFSKFGSVLKIITFTRNNQFQALLQFSDTVHAQHAKASLDGQNIYNGCCTLRIDFSKLSALNVKYNNDKSRDFTRADLPTGELDPAATFGVALPPYGAAAFPPTFHQHTGLSMAAVPGSLVSPPRVSLQVAPPAGHSVLLVSNLNPESVSPHCLFILFGVYGDVQRVKILFNKKENALVQMSDATQAQLAMSHLNGQRLHGNVIRVMLSKHPVVQLPRGGAGQEEQALTRDFSGSALHRFKKPGSKNFNNIFPPSATLHLSNIPSSVSEDVLKDLFSSTGFTVKAFKFFQKDRKMALMQLASVEEAIEALIALHDHQLDHNQHLRVSFSKSTI
- the LOC126396035 gene encoding polypyrimidine tract-binding protein 3-like isoform X2, with amino-acid sequence MASEEAAVTMVNYYTSAPPTVRNQPIFIQYSTHRELKTDNLTNQRAVLQAISAAAVHSGNMASGGEERGLGPGQSPVLRIIVENLFYPVTLEVLQQIFSKFGSVLKIITFTRNNQFQALLQFSDTVHAQHAKASLDGQNIYNGCCTLRIDFSKLSALNVKYNNDKSRDFTRADLPTGELDPAATFGVALPPYGAAAFPPTFHQHTGLSMAAVPGSLVSPPRVSLQVAPPAGHSVLLVSNLNPESVSPHCLFILFGVYGDVQRVKILFNKKENALVQMSDATQAQLAMSHLNGQRLHGNVIRVMLSKHPVVQLPRGGAGQEEQALTRDFSGSALHRFKKPGSKNFNNIFPPSATLHLSNIPSSVSEDVLKDLFSSTGFTVKAFKFFQKDRKMALMQLASVEEAIEALIALHDHQLDHNQHLRVSFSKSTI